A genomic segment from Branchiostoma floridae strain S238N-H82 chromosome 7, Bfl_VNyyK, whole genome shotgun sequence encodes:
- the LOC118419658 gene encoding arfaptin-2-like isoform X8 has protein sequence MTDATAPLTSEIPITSNGTPNDAAEDDTFERDLKKMLQDGPNLNNSSAVQGGSGTTPTTVAPTPFSGVRLNSPTAPSQAQRSPSGPVPPPNPYVGTRPPPTAIEHHAEGGPPPQSMANAVSKIESIKNWSLKQIKCTRQILSERFGRGSRTVDLQLEAQIEVLRDTQRKYQQILRLARGMASHFYNVVQTQRALGDTFSACAETLQSQMQNSNYYNDLAQKSPELQEEFTYNAETQKALCKNGETLLGAINFFTSNVNTLVNKTMEDTLLTIRQYEQARVEYDAYRTDLEQLQLGPKDAAVQARMKDADSNFQAHKDKFDRLRGDVAVKLKFLEENKPHQDKFSKLSGDVAVKLSLLEDNKVKVMHKQLLLFHNAISAYFAGNQTALEATLKQFNIKLKSPGEENPSWLEE, from the exons ATGACGGATGCCACCGCCCCGTTAACGTCAGAAATCCCCATCACGAGTAACGGCACGCCAAACGATGCCGCCGAAGACGACACTTTCGAGagggacctgaaaaaaatgctCCAGGACGGCCCAAACCTCAACAACAGCAGTGCGGTCCAGGGCGGTTCGGGGACGACACCGACGACCGTAGCGCCAACGCCGTTCAGCGGTGTGCGTTTGAATTCGCCAACGGCGCCGTCCCAAGCACAACGTTCGCCGTCGGGGCCTGTCCCTCCCCCTAACCCCTATGTGGGAA CAAGACCACCGCCCACGGCGATAGAACACCACGCGGAGGGCGGCCCCCCGCCACAGTCCATGGCCAATGCCGTGTCCAAAATCGAGTCCATCAAAAACTGGAGCTTAAAACAGATCAAGTGCACTAGGCAGATCTTGTCCGAGCGGTTCGGGCGGGGTTCGCGGACGGTGGATCTCCAACTGGAGGCTCAGATCGAGGTACTGCGGGACACGCAGCGAAAGTACCAGCAGATCTTACGACTGGCGCGAGGCATGGCCTCCCACTTCTACAACGTGGTGCAGACACAGAGGGCCCTGGGGGACACTTTCTCAG CATGTGCAGAGACCTTACAAAGCCAGATGCAGAACTCAAACTATTACAATG ATCTAGCCCAGAAGTCCCCAGAGTTGCAGGAAGAGTTCACGTACAACGCAGAGACCCAGAAGGCCTTGTGTAAGAACGGGGAGACCCTTCTGGGTGCGATCAACTTCTTCACGTCTAACGTGAACACGCTAGTCAACAAGACCATGGAGGACACGCTGCTGACAATAAGGCAATATGAGCAGGCCAG ggTTGAGTACGATGCCTACAGGACGGACCTAGAACAGCTACAGTTGGGACCAAAAGACGCGGCAGTCCAGGCCAGAATGAAGGATGCAGACAGTAACTTCCAGGCTCACAAGGACAAGTTTGACAGGCTCAGGGGAGACGTCGCCGTTAAGCTTAAATTTCTGGAGGAAAACAAG CCTCACCAGGACAAGTTTTCTAAGCTTAGCGGTGACGTGGCTGTCAAGCTTTCACTGTTGGAAGATAATAAG GTGAAGGTCATGCACAAGCAGCTGCTCCTCTTCCACAACGCGATCTCCGCCTACTTCGCAGGAAACCAGACGGCCCTGGAAGCGACACTGAAGCAGTTCAACATCAAACTCAAGTCTCCCGGGGAGGAGAACCCGTCCTGGTTGGAAGAGTAG
- the LOC118419658 gene encoding arfaptin-2-like isoform X6: MTDATAPLTSEIPITSNGTPNDAAEDDTFERDLKKMLQDGPNLNNSSAVQGGSGTTPTTVAPTPFSGVRLNSPTAPSQAQRSPSGPVPPPNPYVGSRLASTVKPPQYQAPGSTQELEDYEADEFAARPPPTAIEHHAEGGPPPQSMANAVSKIESIKNWSLKQIKCTRQILSERFGRGSRTVDLQLEAQIEVLRDTQRKYQQILRLARGMASHFYNVVQTQRALGDTFSACAETLQSQMQNSNYYNDLAQKSPELQEEFTYNAETQKALCKNGETLLGAINFFTSNVNTLVNKTMEDTLLTIRQYEQARVEYDAYRTDLEQLQLGPKDAAVQARMKDADSNFQAHKDKFDRLRGDVAVKLKFLEENKVKVMHKQLLLFHNAISAYFAGNQTALEATLKQFNIKLKSPGEENPSWLEE, translated from the exons ATGACGGATGCCACCGCCCCGTTAACGTCAGAAATCCCCATCACGAGTAACGGCACGCCAAACGATGCCGCCGAAGACGACACTTTCGAGagggacctgaaaaaaatgctCCAGGACGGCCCAAACCTCAACAACAGCAGTGCGGTCCAGGGCGGTTCGGGGACGACACCGACGACCGTAGCGCCAACGCCGTTCAGCGGTGTGCGTTTGAATTCGCCAACGGCGCCGTCCCAAGCACAACGTTCGCCGTCGGGGCCTGTCCCTCCCCCTAACCCCTATGTGGGAAGTAGGTTGGCGTCCACAGTAAAACCGCCACAGTATCAAGCACCAGGTTCGACCCAAGAGCTAGAGGATTATGAGGCTGATGAATTTG CAGCAAGACCACCGCCCACGGCGATAGAACACCACGCGGAGGGCGGCCCCCCGCCACAGTCCATGGCCAATGCCGTGTCCAAAATCGAGTCCATCAAAAACTGGAGCTTAAAACAGATCAAGTGCACTAGGCAGATCTTGTCCGAGCGGTTCGGGCGGGGTTCGCGGACGGTGGATCTCCAACTGGAGGCTCAGATCGAGGTACTGCGGGACACGCAGCGAAAGTACCAGCAGATCTTACGACTGGCGCGAGGCATGGCCTCCCACTTCTACAACGTGGTGCAGACACAGAGGGCCCTGGGGGACACTTTCTCAG CATGTGCAGAGACCTTACAAAGCCAGATGCAGAACTCAAACTATTACAATG ATCTAGCCCAGAAGTCCCCAGAGTTGCAGGAAGAGTTCACGTACAACGCAGAGACCCAGAAGGCCTTGTGTAAGAACGGGGAGACCCTTCTGGGTGCGATCAACTTCTTCACGTCTAACGTGAACACGCTAGTCAACAAGACCATGGAGGACACGCTGCTGACAATAAGGCAATATGAGCAGGCCAG ggTTGAGTACGATGCCTACAGGACGGACCTAGAACAGCTACAGTTGGGACCAAAAGACGCGGCAGTCCAGGCCAGAATGAAGGATGCAGACAGTAACTTCCAGGCTCACAAGGACAAGTTTGACAGGCTCAGGGGAGACGTCGCCGTTAAGCTTAAATTTCTGGAGGAAAACAAG GTGAAGGTCATGCACAAGCAGCTGCTCCTCTTCCACAACGCGATCTCCGCCTACTTCGCAGGAAACCAGACGGCCCTGGAAGCGACACTGAAGCAGTTCAACATCAAACTCAAGTCTCCCGGGGAGGAGAACCCGTCCTGGTTGGAAGAGTAG